One window of the Niallia circulans genome contains the following:
- a CDS encoding DUF1294 domain-containing protein: protein MITYVLIYLAVVNIFAYFLMGIDKKRAIKHQYRISERTLWITAILFGAFGLFIGMQKFRHKTKHASFKYGLPLLTLLDAGIVLYILNV, encoded by the coding sequence GTGATTACATATGTATTAATCTATTTGGCAGTAGTGAATATATTCGCATACTTTTTAATGGGAATAGATAAAAAAAGGGCTATTAAGCATCAGTATCGGATAAGTGAAAGGACATTATGGATTACGGCTATTCTATTTGGGGCGTTTGGTTTATTTATTGGAATGCAAAAGTTTCGTCATAAAACAAAGCATGCTTCTTTCAAATATGGTTTACCTCTCTTGACATTACTAGATGCTGGGATTGTACTTTACATACTAAATGTTTAG
- the rplT gene encoding 50S ribosomal protein L20, whose protein sequence is MPRVKGGTVTRKRRKKVLKLAKGYYGSKHTLYKVANQQVMKSLMYAYRDRRQKKRDFRKLWITRINAAARINGLSYSRLMHGLKLAGIEVNRKMLAELAVSDEKAFAELATVAKQNLK, encoded by the coding sequence ATGCCACGTGTTAAAGGCGGTACAGTTACACGCAAACGTCGTAAAAAAGTTCTTAAATTAGCTAAAGGTTATTATGGTTCAAAACATACATTATATAAAGTTGCAAACCAACAAGTAATGAAATCATTAATGTATGCATACAGAGATCGTCGTCAAAAGAAACGTGATTTCCGTAAATTATGGATTACTCGTATCAACGCAGCTGCTCGTATTAATGGTCTTTCTTATAGCCGTTTAATGCACGGATTAAAATTAGCTGGTATCGAAGTAAACCGCAAAATGCTTGCTGAACTTGCTGTAAGCGATGAAAAAGCATTTGCTGAATTAGCAACAGTTGCAAAACAAAACTTAAAATAA
- the xylA gene encoding xylose isomerase, with product MEFFPMIKKVKYEGPKTENIYAYRHYNPEEVVLGKTMKEHLRFSMAWWHTLTQDGSDPFGAAINNRNWFGETPMETAKNRVEAGFELMEKMGFEYFCFHDVDIAPEGDTLQEFFDNLDVITDLIKEKMDQTGIKLLWNTANMFTNPRFVHGAASSSNAEVFAYAAAQVKKGLEISKKLGGKNYVFWGGREGYESLLNTDLQLEQDNMARFFHMAVDYAKELNHEVQFLIEPKPMEPSKHQYDFDAATAMAFLQKYDLDKYFKLNLEANHATLAGHTFEHEMAVARSYNALGSLDANQGDIMLGWDTDEFPTNIYDTTLAMYQVLENGGIAPGGINFDAKVRRSSFSMEDLVLAHIAGMDTFARGLKSAAKLKEDGFFDKEIERRYKSYTTGIGKSIVEGKENLKTLTEYALQHDQIENEPNHLEFLKSRLNDYLV from the coding sequence ATGGAATTTTTTCCAATGATTAAAAAAGTAAAATATGAAGGACCAAAGACGGAGAATATTTATGCATATCGTCACTATAATCCAGAAGAAGTTGTATTAGGAAAAACGATGAAAGAACATTTGCGTTTCAGTATGGCATGGTGGCATACATTAACGCAGGATGGTTCTGATCCATTTGGTGCTGCTATAAATAATCGTAACTGGTTTGGTGAAACGCCAATGGAAACAGCAAAAAATCGTGTAGAAGCTGGATTTGAATTAATGGAAAAAATGGGTTTTGAATACTTCTGTTTTCATGATGTGGATATTGCTCCAGAGGGTGATACGCTTCAAGAGTTCTTCGATAATTTAGATGTAATCACAGATTTAATTAAAGAAAAGATGGATCAAACAGGGATTAAATTACTATGGAATACAGCTAATATGTTTACAAACCCTCGCTTTGTACATGGTGCTGCTTCTTCATCCAATGCAGAAGTTTTTGCATATGCTGCTGCACAGGTGAAAAAAGGCTTAGAAATCAGCAAAAAGCTTGGCGGCAAGAACTATGTATTCTGGGGTGGACGTGAAGGTTATGAGTCTTTATTAAACACAGATTTACAATTAGAACAAGATAACATGGCTCGTTTCTTCCATATGGCAGTTGATTATGCCAAAGAATTAAACCATGAAGTTCAATTTTTAATTGAACCAAAACCAATGGAGCCATCCAAACACCAATACGATTTTGACGCTGCTACGGCAATGGCATTCTTACAAAAATACGATCTTGATAAATACTTTAAACTAAATCTAGAAGCAAACCATGCTACATTAGCAGGACATACTTTTGAACATGAAATGGCTGTTGCGAGAAGTTATAATGCACTTGGATCCCTAGATGCGAACCAAGGAGATATAATGCTTGGATGGGATACAGATGAGTTCCCAACTAATATCTATGATACAACTCTAGCAATGTATCAGGTGCTTGAAAATGGAGGAATTGCTCCAGGTGGTATTAACTTTGATGCGAAAGTTCGCCGTTCTTCATTCTCTATGGAAGATTTAGTGCTTGCACATATTGCTGGTATGGATACTTTTGCACGTGGACTTAAATCAGCTGCAAAACTAAAAGAAGATGGTTTCTTCGATAAAGAAATTGAACGTAGATATAAGAGCTATACAACTGGAATTGGTAAATCTATTGTAGAAGGAAAAGAAAATCTGAAAACATTAACTGAATATGCATTACAACATGATCAAATTGAAAATGAGCCAAATCATCTGGAATTCTTAAAATCTCGTTTGAATGATTATTTAGTATAA
- the sspI gene encoding small acid-soluble spore protein SspI, whose amino-acid sequence MNLNLRNAIIHNVSGNSQDELKDTIVDAIQNGEEKMLPGLGVLFEVIWKNSSEEDKVEMLQTLENGLK is encoded by the coding sequence ATGAATTTAAATTTACGAAATGCAATAATCCATAATGTTTCTGGCAATTCTCAAGATGAATTAAAAGATACAATCGTGGATGCTATCCAAAACGGAGAAGAAAAAATGCTGCCTGGTTTAGGCGTTTTATTCGAAGTAATTTGGAAAAATTCTTCTGAAGAAGATAAAGTAGAAATGCTGCAGACATTAGAAAATGGACTAAAGTAA
- a CDS encoding TrmH family RNA methyltransferase: MKHILSVKNPQIKEWKKRLTKKERDKTGTFLVEGFHLVEEAFKADSIIDLIVSEDIDVPAWDYGDTPITIVTKEIIKELSDTETPQGILALCKQQSHPEILPTAQTFIAIDQVQDPGNLGTIIRTADAAGIDAVIIGEGTVDIYNPKVVRSGQGSHFHLPIIKANLASFMDELKERNIPIYGTALENGRDYREVEKTATFCLIVGNEGNGVRKEVLSKTDTNLYIPIYGKSESLNVAVAAGILMYYFK; the protein is encoded by the coding sequence GTGAAACACATACTTTCGGTTAAAAATCCACAAATTAAAGAATGGAAAAAACGATTAACAAAAAAGGAAAGAGATAAAACGGGAACGTTTTTGGTGGAAGGCTTTCACCTTGTGGAAGAAGCATTCAAAGCAGATTCTATTATTGATTTAATCGTTTCAGAGGATATCGATGTACCTGCTTGGGATTATGGAGATACTCCGATAACGATCGTTACAAAAGAGATTATTAAGGAGCTTTCAGATACAGAAACACCCCAAGGCATTCTGGCCTTATGTAAGCAGCAAAGCCATCCAGAAATTCTCCCTACAGCGCAAACTTTTATTGCGATTGATCAAGTTCAAGATCCGGGGAATTTGGGAACGATTATCCGAACAGCTGATGCAGCAGGAATCGATGCGGTTATTATCGGAGAAGGAACGGTAGATATATACAATCCAAAGGTAGTTCGATCAGGCCAAGGAAGCCATTTTCACTTGCCAATTATAAAAGCAAATTTAGCATCGTTTATGGATGAATTAAAAGAAAGAAATATTCCCATTTATGGCACTGCCCTTGAAAATGGAAGGGATTATCGGGAGGTAGAAAAAACAGCCACATTTTGTTTAATTGTTGGGAATGAAGGTAATGGTGTAAGGAAAGAAGTATTAAGTAAGACTGATACCAACCTATATATACCAATTTACGGGAAAAGTGAATCTTTAAATGTTGCAGTCGCAGCTGGTATTTTAATGTATTATTTTAAATAA
- the pheS gene encoding phenylalanine--tRNA ligase subunit alpha, whose protein sequence is MEDKLKELQAEALTRIESSIDMKELNEIRIAYLGKKGPITEVLKGMGKLSAEERPKMGALVNVIRDEITSRIEAKQKALEEALVQEKIASETIDITLPGRPVSTGNHHPLTRVVEEIEDLFIGMGYTVEEGPEVENDYYNFEALNLPKDHPARDMQDSFYITEETLLRTQTSPMQARTLEKHKGKGPVKIICPGKVYRRDNDDATHSHQFMQIEGLVVDENIRMSDLIGTLEVFAKKMFGEDREIRLRPSFFPFTEPSVEVDISCFICKGAGCSVCKKTGWIEILGAGMVHPNVLEMSGFDSKKYSGFAFGMGPERIAMLKYGIDDIRHFYTNDVRFLKQFSVPEY, encoded by the coding sequence ATGGAAGATAAATTAAAAGAATTGCAAGCTGAAGCACTAACACGCATTGAAAGCAGTATTGATATGAAAGAACTAAATGAAATTCGTATCGCATACTTAGGGAAAAAAGGCCCAATTACAGAAGTATTAAAAGGAATGGGCAAACTATCTGCTGAAGAAAGACCAAAGATGGGGGCGTTAGTAAACGTTATTCGTGACGAAATTACAAGCCGCATTGAGGCTAAACAAAAGGCGTTAGAAGAAGCGCTCGTCCAAGAAAAAATTGCTTCTGAAACAATTGATATAACTCTACCTGGTCGTCCTGTTTCTACAGGTAATCATCATCCTCTAACAAGAGTCGTAGAAGAAATTGAAGATTTATTTATTGGAATGGGCTATACCGTTGAAGAAGGCCCCGAAGTGGAAAATGATTACTATAATTTCGAAGCATTGAATCTGCCTAAGGATCACCCAGCAAGAGATATGCAAGATTCATTTTATATTACAGAAGAAACATTGCTTCGAACGCAAACATCACCAATGCAAGCAAGAACATTAGAGAAACATAAAGGGAAAGGTCCAGTGAAGATTATTTGTCCGGGTAAAGTATATCGTCGTGATAATGATGACGCGACACACTCCCATCAATTTATGCAGATTGAAGGACTTGTGGTTGATGAAAACATTCGTATGAGTGATTTAATTGGTACGCTTGAAGTTTTTGCGAAGAAAATGTTTGGGGAAGATAGAGAAATCCGTTTACGCCCAAGCTTTTTCCCATTCACAGAGCCTTCTGTTGAAGTGGATATTTCTTGTTTTATTTGTAAAGGTGCAGGCTGCAGTGTCTGTAAAAAAACAGGCTGGATTGAAATTCTAGGAGCTGGAATGGTTCATCCAAATGTATTGGAAATGTCCGGTTTTGACTCTAAGAAATATTCTGGGTTTGCCTTTGGAATGGGTCCAGAGCGAATTGCGATGTTGAAATATGGAATTGATGATATTCGTCATTTCTATACAAATGATGTACGTTTCTTAAAACAATTTTCAGTACCGGAATATTAA
- a CDS encoding AI-2E family transporter — MTKKKFHYWLLQVLIIVAIVYLCTKISFLFKPVAVLFSTLFVPIIITGFLYFLLNPIVKFLQKNKIPKTLSIIILYVGVIGILILVIGSIVPMISKEFSELFKNIPKYADEAVQYFQYLNDTKQYKWIMNQEYVKIEDITENLKAYAQTIPSNITNGIGKIISTMTNITITIVTVPFLLFYCLKDGSKFPEALSKFFPASYRKEGLHIIKDTSETIAAYIQGQVIVALFVGTLALIGYLIIGLDYALVMALLVAVTNMIPYVGPLIGGAPAVIIAIFTSPTQALLVIIVITIAQQIEGNILSPLILGKRLDTHPATIIILLLVAGNLAGILGMILAVPTYAAVKTIVININRLLKARKAAILNTKIPPLE, encoded by the coding sequence TTGACAAAAAAGAAGTTTCATTATTGGTTATTACAAGTTCTTATCATTGTTGCGATTGTTTATTTATGCACAAAAATTTCATTTTTATTTAAACCAGTTGCAGTGTTATTTTCTACTCTTTTTGTTCCCATTATCATTACTGGTTTCTTATACTTTTTACTTAATCCAATCGTTAAGTTTTTGCAAAAAAATAAAATTCCAAAGACACTTTCCATTATTATTCTTTATGTTGGTGTTATCGGCATTTTGATTTTGGTTATTGGCAGTATCGTTCCTATGATCAGCAAAGAATTTAGTGAGTTATTTAAAAATATACCTAAATATGCTGATGAAGCAGTGCAATATTTCCAATACTTAAATGATACAAAACAGTACAAATGGATTATGAATCAAGAATATGTAAAAATTGAAGATATAACAGAAAACTTAAAGGCTTATGCTCAAACAATTCCAAGCAATATAACAAATGGAATCGGTAAAATCATCAGCACTATGACTAATATAACCATTACGATTGTCACTGTTCCATTTTTACTTTTCTATTGTTTAAAAGATGGCAGCAAATTTCCAGAGGCTCTCTCTAAATTTTTCCCTGCATCTTATCGTAAAGAAGGATTACATATTATCAAAGATACAAGCGAAACAATTGCTGCCTACATACAAGGACAAGTTATTGTAGCTCTATTTGTAGGAACCTTGGCTTTAATTGGTTATTTAATAATTGGTCTTGATTATGCGCTTGTAATGGCTTTACTTGTGGCTGTAACAAACATGATCCCATATGTTGGACCATTAATCGGTGGTGCTCCTGCTGTTATTATCGCTATTTTCACATCACCAACACAAGCCTTACTAGTTATTATCGTCATTACCATTGCTCAACAAATTGAAGGAAATATTCTATCTCCTTTAATTCTTGGAAAAAGATTGGATACACATCCAGCAACCATTATTATTCTGCTATTAGTAGCAGGAAATTTAGCAGGTATTTTAGGAATGATTCTTGCAGTACCAACTTACGCTGCTGTTAAAACGATTGTAATCAATATTAACCGCCTGCTCAAAGCAAGGAAGGCAGCGATATTGAATACTAAGATACCTCCACTAGAATAA
- the rpmI gene encoding 50S ribosomal protein L35 has translation MPKMKTHRGAAKRFKKTGSGKLKRSKAYTSHLFANKSTKQKRKLRKAGLVSKGDFKRIRHLLDNIK, from the coding sequence ATGCCAAAAATGAAAACTCACCGCGGAGCTGCTAAACGTTTCAAAAAGACAGGCTCTGGTAAATTAAAACGCTCAAAAGCTTATACTAGTCACTTATTTGCTAACAAATCTACTAAGCAAAAACGTAAACTTCGCAAAGCTGGATTAGTATCCAAAGGCGATTTCAAACGCATTCGTCATTTATTAGACAACATTAAGTAA
- a CDS encoding M42 family metallopeptidase — MAKLDETLTMLKDLTDAKGIPGNEKEPREIMKKYIAEYADEVTTDNLGSLIAKKVGQANGPKIMVAGHLDEVGFMITRIDDKGFLYFQTVGGWWSQVMLAQRVTIVTSKGEITGITGSKPPHVLSPEARKKPIDLKDIFIDIGASSKEEAMEWGVKPGDMVVPYFEFTVMNNEKMLLAKAWDNRIGCAIAIDVLKNLKDSNHPNIVYGVGTVQEEVGLRGAKTAANFIEPDIGFGVDVGIAGDTPGVTEKEALSKMGKGPQIILYDASMVSHKGLRDLVTDTADELKIPYQFDSVPAGGTDSGSIHLTHNGVPALSITIATRYIHSHAAMLHRDDYENAVKLIVEVIKKLDRETVNSLTFA; from the coding sequence ATGGCGAAATTAGATGAAACATTAACAATGCTTAAGGATCTTACTGATGCAAAAGGTATTCCAGGAAATGAAAAAGAACCAAGAGAGATCATGAAAAAGTACATAGCAGAATATGCAGACGAGGTAACAACAGATAATTTAGGAAGCTTAATTGCTAAGAAAGTTGGCCAAGCAAATGGACCGAAAATAATGGTTGCAGGTCATCTTGATGAAGTTGGTTTTATGATAACCCGTATTGATGATAAAGGTTTTCTCTATTTTCAAACAGTAGGCGGTTGGTGGTCACAAGTAATGTTAGCTCAACGAGTAACAATTGTAACAAGCAAAGGAGAGATCACTGGTATTACAGGATCCAAACCACCTCATGTATTAAGTCCAGAAGCAAGAAAGAAACCAATCGACCTAAAAGATATCTTTATTGATATTGGCGCATCTTCTAAAGAGGAAGCGATGGAGTGGGGCGTGAAACCAGGCGATATGGTCGTTCCATATTTCGAGTTTACGGTCATGAATAATGAAAAAATGCTGCTTGCAAAAGCATGGGATAATCGTATTGGCTGTGCTATTGCGATAGATGTATTAAAGAATTTAAAAGACAGCAACCATCCTAATATTGTCTATGGTGTTGGTACTGTTCAAGAAGAGGTCGGTCTTCGTGGAGCAAAAACAGCTGCAAACTTTATTGAGCCGGACATTGGTTTTGGAGTAGATGTTGGTATAGCTGGGGATACACCAGGAGTAACAGAAAAAGAAGCATTAAGTAAAATGGGCAAAGGTCCACAAATTATTTTATATGATGCTTCCATGGTGTCTCATAAAGGTTTACGTGATCTGGTAACAGATACTGCTGATGAGTTGAAGATTCCTTATCAATTTGACAGTGTGCCAGCAGGTGGTACAGACTCAGGCTCCATTCATTTAACACATAATGGAGTGCCGGCTTTATCTATCACGATTGCAACTCGCTATATTCATTCACATGCTGCAATGCTGCATCGTGATGATTATGAAAATGCTGTTAAGTTAATCGTCGAAGTAATAAAAAAATTAGATCGTGAAACAGTAAATTCATTAACATTTGCATAA
- a CDS encoding sigma-w pathway protein ysdB, producing the protein MKWLLLFVLLAFLIYGLFRLTSFLTNPQRRLTFAQKRGTFYLFDNKDNIRMNLLLTYKGHLLEGEKYAAAEEVDHILLFPTNPYNTKLSTQDKAYIEQSLLSIYPKARIEWTRFKKS; encoded by the coding sequence ATGAAATGGCTTTTGTTATTCGTTCTTCTCGCATTTCTTATTTATGGGTTGTTTCGACTCACTTCTTTCTTAACGAATCCGCAGCGAAGATTAACATTCGCGCAAAAGCGTGGAACATTTTATTTGTTTGATAATAAAGACAATATAAGAATGAATCTCTTACTAACATATAAAGGTCATTTGCTTGAGGGGGAAAAATACGCTGCTGCTGAAGAAGTGGATCACATTTTACTCTTTCCTACAAATCCTTATAATACAAAGTTGTCCACTCAAGACAAAGCCTATATAGAGCAGTCGCTTTTGTCTATCTATCCAAAGGCAAGAATCGAATGGACACGGTTTAAAAAATCGTAA
- the xylB gene encoding xylulokinase, with translation MSYVIGIDLGTSSLKGLLVDKEGKVLITKSSEYELLTPQPKYSEQNPNVWIEALDIVLKEIIEAFPEAASKTEGISFSGQMHSLVLLDANGRALRNAILWNDVRTSKQCQEIMDRAGQEVISITKNKALEGFTLPKLLWVKENEPTIWEQAKHFLLPKDFLGFYLTGNKQMEYSDAAGTLMLNVEKKVWSESIAELFDLPLGIFPKLVESSDKIGVMKAELAKKYGFTNDIAVFSGGADNACAAVGAGIVKEGMGLASIGTSGVFLSYEQDGKEDYAGKVHYFNHAIKDSFYSMGVTLSAGYSLNWFKNTFASEKSYDELLSNIENIPIGSDGLVFTPYIMGERTPYTDSQIRGSFIGMDARHTIDNFARAVVEGITFSLNDSKILMEENANKQFTRIVSVGGGAKNSKWLQIQADIFNTPVVNLTVEQGPGLGAAMVAAVGLGWFATMNECVEKFVQYKEEFHPIPENVKKYEQVYNIYKEVYAETKETSHKLQALNELKQN, from the coding sequence ATGTCATATGTAATAGGGATTGATTTAGGAACAAGTTCCTTAAAGGGATTGTTAGTGGATAAAGAAGGCAAGGTTCTTATCACAAAGAGCTCCGAGTACGAGCTTTTAACTCCACAGCCGAAGTACAGTGAACAGAATCCAAATGTGTGGATAGAAGCATTAGATATTGTACTAAAAGAAATTATTGAGGCATTTCCAGAAGCAGCATCCAAAACGGAAGGAATTAGTTTTTCTGGACAGATGCATAGCTTAGTTTTATTAGATGCAAATGGAAGAGCCCTCAGGAATGCTATCTTATGGAATGATGTAAGAACAAGTAAGCAATGTCAGGAAATAATGGATAGGGCAGGACAAGAAGTTATTAGCATCACGAAGAACAAAGCACTAGAAGGGTTTACCTTGCCTAAGCTGCTTTGGGTAAAAGAAAATGAACCGACTATATGGGAACAGGCAAAGCACTTTTTATTGCCTAAAGATTTTTTAGGATTCTATTTAACTGGTAATAAGCAAATGGAGTATTCAGATGCTGCTGGAACATTAATGCTGAATGTGGAAAAGAAGGTTTGGAGTGAATCAATTGCTGAATTATTTGATCTTCCATTAGGTATTTTTCCTAAGCTTGTTGAGTCCTCTGACAAAATAGGCGTAATGAAAGCAGAACTTGCAAAAAAGTATGGTTTTACAAATGATATTGCTGTATTTTCTGGAGGAGCAGATAATGCCTGTGCAGCAGTTGGTGCAGGAATTGTTAAAGAAGGTATGGGATTAGCTAGTATCGGAACATCAGGCGTATTTCTTTCCTATGAACAAGATGGGAAAGAAGATTATGCAGGGAAAGTTCATTATTTCAATCATGCAATAAAGGATAGTTTTTATTCCATGGGGGTAACATTATCTGCAGGATATAGTTTAAATTGGTTTAAAAATACGTTTGCTTCAGAGAAAAGTTATGATGAGTTACTTTCAAATATTGAAAATATTCCAATCGGTTCAGATGGATTAGTGTTTACTCCTTATATAATGGGAGAAAGAACACCCTATACAGATAGTCAAATAAGAGGCAGTTTTATTGGAATGGACGCTAGACATACAATAGATAACTTTGCACGCGCTGTTGTAGAAGGTATTACTTTTTCATTGAATGATAGTAAGATTTTGATGGAGGAAAATGCGAATAAGCAGTTTACACGCATTGTTTCCGTAGGCGGAGGAGCAAAAAACAGCAAGTGGCTACAAATTCAAGCAGATATTTTTAATACGCCAGTTGTTAATTTAACAGTGGAACAAGGGCCAGGTTTAGGTGCGGCGATGGTTGCTGCAGTTGGGTTAGGGTGGTTTGCAACGATGAATGAGTGTGTGGAAAAGTTTGTTCAATATAAAGAAGAATTTCACCCTATTCCAGAAAATGTGAAAAAATACGAACAAGTATATAATATTTATAAAGAAGTTTATGCGGAGACGAAAGAAACTTCACATAAATTACAAGCGTTAAATGAATTAAAACAAAACTAA
- a CDS encoding TVP38/TMEM64 family protein produces MEEQLSVLFVMVEVSGILAPIIFILFHTLRQFLFIPPILVCIAGGILFGVTLGTIYSIIGLTINCLLFYAVIHRLPKTHNKLSHLKKRWFGEYRNLTLGQISILRLIPVFHYHLLNFCLLEKRKSLKEYSKTSFISNIPLAFFYTIFGQFISQFSLTMVVIIMFALAILVYILREKITIIKWREFFKEAHE; encoded by the coding sequence ATGGAAGAGCAGTTATCAGTCCTCTTTGTTATGGTAGAAGTTAGTGGCATATTAGCACCGATTATTTTTATTTTATTCCATACACTTCGGCAATTTTTGTTTATTCCTCCTATTCTAGTCTGTATTGCGGGAGGAATTTTATTTGGAGTGACGCTTGGCACCATCTATTCTATTATCGGCTTAACCATTAATTGTCTCTTATTCTATGCAGTCATTCACCGCTTGCCAAAAACACATAACAAACTATCTCATCTTAAAAAAAGATGGTTTGGTGAATATCGTAATTTAACACTCGGACAAATCTCCATTTTAAGATTGATCCCAGTGTTTCATTATCATTTATTAAATTTCTGCTTGTTGGAAAAAAGAAAAAGTTTAAAGGAATATAGTAAAACTTCTTTTATAAGCAATATTCCTTTAGCATTTTTCTATACTATTTTTGGCCAATTCATAAGCCAATTCTCGTTGACGATGGTTGTTATCATTATGTTTGCTTTGGCAATTCTTGTTTATATCTTACGAGAAAAAATTACGATAATAAAATGGAGAGAATTTTTTAAAGAGGCTCATGAATAA
- a CDS encoding ROK family protein encodes MVTDKYVIREQNASLVMEQIVQHAPISRATLSANIGLNKATVSDITKKLLEEKLIEEIGIGESSHSGGRKPILLQLNKKAGLSIAIELGYDFISTMVTYLDGEVVFYNKERGTFIKKENVLTHISDIIEKYAKISNLTTYGIVGIGIAIHGIVNKNNILFTPYYDLDKIELYEKLTKLYQYPIHIENEANLTAIGESTFSTEFNNLISLSIHSGIGAGIIIDGQLFTGLDGRAGEVGHSILYPDGRTCPCGNKGCLEQYCSDKVLLEQFKELKQLSNVTPDLLAEHYYDNDSAIQELIQQHCYNLSKGLNNIMTFFAPKIIYMNSSVIRRIPDILSIIHNNLESSFNKDIAIENSRLGSKASLFGATALNIRNFLNISHLKIINVE; translated from the coding sequence ATGGTTACAGACAAATATGTAATTAGAGAACAAAATGCTTCTCTTGTTATGGAGCAAATTGTTCAGCATGCCCCTATCTCGCGGGCAACCCTTTCGGCTAATATTGGGTTAAATAAAGCAACTGTTTCTGATATAACAAAGAAGTTACTTGAAGAGAAATTAATAGAAGAAATCGGCATTGGCGAAAGTAGTCATTCTGGGGGAAGAAAGCCAATTCTTTTACAACTAAATAAGAAAGCTGGTCTTTCGATTGCCATAGAGCTTGGCTATGACTTTATTTCTACAATGGTTACTTATTTAGATGGAGAAGTGGTTTTTTATAATAAAGAAAGGGGTACGTTTATTAAGAAAGAAAATGTTCTTACCCATATTTCTGATATTATTGAAAAATATGCGAAAATAAGTAATCTGACAACCTATGGTATTGTTGGGATTGGGATTGCTATACATGGTATTGTAAATAAAAATAACATTTTATTTACTCCCTATTATGATTTAGACAAAATAGAACTTTATGAAAAGTTAACGAAACTGTATCAGTATCCTATCCATATTGAAAATGAAGCTAATTTAACTGCCATTGGAGAGTCTACTTTTTCAACAGAATTTAATAACTTAATTAGTTTAAGTATCCATAGTGGTATTGGTGCTGGAATTATTATTGATGGGCAATTGTTTACAGGTTTAGACGGAAGAGCTGGTGAAGTTGGTCATTCAATTCTTTATCCTGATGGCAGAACTTGCCCATGTGGAAATAAAGGCTGCTTAGAGCAATATTGTTCCGATAAGGTGCTTCTAGAGCAGTTTAAAGAGTTAAAACAATTATCCAATGTTACACCAGATTTATTAGCTGAGCATTATTATGATAATGATTCAGCTATACAAGAACTCATTCAGCAACATTGTTATAATCTTTCAAAAGGGTTAAACAATATAATGACTTTTTTTGCTCCAAAGATTATATATATGAATAGTTCTGTTATTCGAAGAATCCCTGATATACTTTCAATCATTCATAATAACCTAGAAAGTTCCTTTAATAAAGATATCGCCATTGAAAATTCACGTCTGGGTTCTAAGGCATCTTTATTCGGCGCTACCGCTCTAAACATTCGTAATTTCTTAAATATTTCCCATTTAAAAATTATCAATGTAGAGTAA
- the infC gene encoding translation initiation factor IF-3, which produces MILNEGIRAREVRLIDQNGEQLGIKTKFEALEIATRVNLDVVLVAPNAKPPVARIMDYGKYKFEQQKKEKEARKNQKIINIKEVRLSPTIDEHDFNTKLRNAIKFLEKGDKVKASIRFKGRAITHKEIGQRVLVRFAEACAEVATVESHPKMDGRSMFMTLAPKNDK; this is translated from the coding sequence ATGATTTTAAATGAAGGCATTCGTGCTAGAGAAGTTCGTCTTATTGACCAAAATGGAGAACAGCTTGGGATTAAAACGAAATTTGAAGCTCTTGAAATTGCAACACGTGTTAATCTTGATGTGGTTCTTGTTGCTCCAAACGCAAAGCCGCCGGTAGCTCGTATCATGGACTACGGTAAATACAAGTTTGAACAGCAAAAGAAAGAAAAAGAAGCACGTAAAAATCAAAAAATCATTAATATTAAAGAGGTTCGCCTTAGTCCAACTATAGATGAGCATGACTTTAATACAAAGCTTCGTAATGCTATTAAGTTCCTAGAAAAAGGCGATAAGGTAAAAGCATCCATCCGTTTTAAGGGACGTGCTATTACACATAAGGAAATCGGTCAACGTGTACTTGTTCGTTTTGCAGAAGCTTGTGCAGAAGTTGCCACTGTGGAATCACATCCAAAAATGGACGGTCGAAGCATGTTCATGACTTTAGCGCCTAAAAACGACAAGTAA